One Bradyrhizobium zhanjiangense DNA segment encodes these proteins:
- a CDS encoding histone, translating into MDDDKPITEQAMGTITTAVEATKDAAVTAVKQVKKAAKKVTKKVAPKKTAKKAAKKTTKKAAKKSSKKAAKKAAKTSAKRASKKAAKSKKAKKAKR; encoded by the coding sequence ATGGACGACGATAAGCCGATCACAGAGCAGGCGATGGGCACGATCACCACCGCCGTGGAAGCGACCAAGGACGCCGCGGTCACCGCCGTCAAGCAGGTGAAGAAAGCCGCCAAGAAGGTTACGAAGAAAGTAGCGCCGAAGAAGACTGCCAAGAAGGCTGCGAAGAAGACCACGAAGAAGGCCGCAAAGAAATCGTCCAAGAAAGCCGCGAAAAAGGCCGCCAAGACGTCTGCGAAAAGGGCCTCCAAGAAAGCCGCCAAGTCGAAGAAGGCCAAGAAGGCCAAGCGCTGA